Proteins from a single region of Chryseobacterium scophthalmum:
- a CDS encoding ATP-binding protein: MEPEQIQKLFTHLEEVITWRINNASEDFNTEAPEFKANDHEGFQLGDYISAKALTHQEVVILLMALLPRLDPSLLKRIFLEFPNSTLFDYCSSNDNGRLFNPTIQAVQYILGGENISERLKVLDYFSPKSVLIKEELIAFSSSAHEHTPINSQLNVHQEAFNTLIFGVELLPKMSNDFPAELLHTDRSWNDLILPQITLNELQTIEDWYNSSQILMEDWNMQKKLKPGFRVLFYGEPGTGKTLAASLLGKYTERPVFRVDVSMLVSKYIGETEKQLAKLFDKAENKNWILFFDEADAIFGKRTSVKDAHDKYANQEVSYLLQRIETFSGLIILASNFKNNMDKAFTRRFHSCIKFNNPKHEERLRIWQQNLPEQLQLEEINLNQIAKRYELTGSNIMNVIQDVSLKTIASKAPDYKVSVEMLLESIKKEYVKEDKIFT; this comes from the coding sequence ATGGAACCAGAACAAATACAAAAATTATTTACTCATTTAGAAGAGGTTATTACATGGCGTATCAATAATGCTTCAGAAGATTTTAATACCGAAGCGCCCGAATTTAAAGCTAACGACCATGAAGGCTTTCAATTAGGAGATTATATTTCAGCGAAAGCGCTTACACACCAGGAAGTTGTGATTCTTTTAATGGCTTTATTACCGCGATTAGATCCGTCATTGCTGAAACGCATTTTTTTAGAATTTCCAAATAGTACACTGTTTGATTATTGTTCGAGCAATGATAATGGCAGACTTTTTAATCCTACCATTCAGGCTGTTCAATATATTTTAGGGGGAGAGAATATTTCAGAACGATTGAAAGTGCTGGATTATTTCAGTCCAAAATCAGTTTTAATTAAAGAAGAACTTATTGCATTTTCAAGTTCAGCTCATGAGCATACGCCAATAAATAGCCAGTTAAATGTTCATCAGGAAGCTTTTAATACTTTAATATTCGGAGTAGAATTATTGCCAAAAATGAGCAACGATTTCCCGGCAGAATTATTACATACCGATAGATCGTGGAATGATTTAATACTTCCTCAAATCACGTTAAACGAACTTCAAACTATTGAAGACTGGTACAACAGCAGCCAAATCTTGATGGAAGATTGGAACATGCAGAAAAAACTCAAACCGGGTTTCAGAGTGTTATTTTACGGAGAACCGGGAACCGGAAAAACTCTTGCAGCGAGTCTTTTAGGAAAATATACGGAGCGTCCTGTTTTCAGGGTTGATGTTTCTATGTTGGTCTCAAAATATATCGGAGAAACGGAAAAACAATTGGCTAAATTATTCGATAAAGCCGAAAATAAAAACTGGATCTTATTTTTTGATGAAGCAGATGCTATTTTCGGAAAGCGAACGTCTGTAAAAGATGCTCATGATAAATATGCGAACCAGGAAGTTTCTTACCTGTTACAGCGAATAGAAACATTTTCAGGGCTTATTATTTTGGCATCCAACTTTAAAAATAATATGGATAAAGCCTTTACGAGACGTTTTCACAGCTGCATCAAATTTAATAATCCAAAACATGAAGAGCGACTGCGTATCTGGCAACAAAATTTACCGGAACAACTTCAGCTTGAAGAGATTAATTTAAACCAAATTGCCAAAAGATACGAACTTACCGGTTCTAATATTATGAATGTCATACAAGATGTTAGTTTAAAAACAATCGCATCGAAAGCTCCTGATTACAAAGTAAGTGTAGAGATGCTTTTAGAAAGTATCAAAAAAGAATACGTGAAAGAAGACAAAATATTTACGTAA